The Clostridium felsineum DSM 794 genome has a window encoding:
- a CDS encoding AIPR family protein, whose translation MLVSNIQESINVYINDNVESLSNTVAIGNSFSEWCLYNLFNLREDEVVSACEISGKYDNGIDAIFEISDILYVFQFKYNSAHSLDSLIRFKHDCERLLNKEPITDRDIVKEKCAIIRDRYAQNKIIECYYITNKVYTEQENGQIKDIRDIDSNVKIHYWDVNNMIDKIEEVSGRLPKEFRGKRINLILSKSFETDGTTIVGMTSLSNFATFIKKGGNLLFHSNIRNYLSKTKVNKGIEKTLETCPDKFWYYNNGVTIVCEEYTPSGSVYSLIEPQIVNGCQTAKSILSYFTGKSDKESQDKGLKGNLLIKIIRTKKSNTEHEKKELRDNITRYTNSQNAVRGLDFYALDEFQRSLQKRFEQIGYYYEIQRGAFISLKKNVRSKYKGIKEYDYLVTKKFRGVLPAKEIIQAYTAGVKQLPNVAYGKADELTPLGSKWDDICNEKTITTPLELFLFPFLILKYIKNNLGYKAGANDFRKSASLLFVTCYFMTFVEIMQKITNQQYEFIEDIDIEILKKIFREKSINKELVNLTHSIIDNFLTDSKIEDDYIQDNINTFLKSLDKSKSECWYILNKKIKKYINGESKLIQEISTLLVENE comes from the coding sequence ATGTTAGTATCTAATATCCAAGAGTCGATTAATGTATATATAAATGATAATGTAGAAAGTTTGAGTAATACAGTAGCTATTGGAAATAGTTTTTCTGAATGGTGTCTATATAATTTGTTTAACCTTAGAGAGGACGAAGTTGTAAGTGCTTGTGAAATATCAGGAAAATATGATAATGGTATAGATGCAATATTTGAAATATCAGATATATTGTATGTGTTTCAGTTTAAATATAATAGTGCTCATAGTTTGGATTCATTAATTAGGTTTAAGCATGATTGTGAGAGGTTGCTAAATAAAGAGCCAATTACTGATAGAGATATAGTTAAGGAAAAATGTGCTATTATTAGGGATAGATACGCACAGAATAAAATAATAGAGTGTTATTATATAACTAATAAAGTTTATACTGAGCAAGAAAATGGACAAATTAAAGATATTAGAGATATTGATAGTAATGTTAAAATACATTATTGGGATGTTAATAATATGATTGATAAAATAGAGGAAGTTAGTGGAAGACTTCCAAAAGAATTTAGAGGAAAAAGGATAAATCTTATTTTGAGTAAAAGTTTTGAAACTGATGGAACTACAATAGTAGGAATGACATCGTTAAGCAATTTTGCAACATTTATAAAAAAGGGAGGAAATTTATTATTTCATTCCAATATAAGAAACTATTTATCAAAGACTAAGGTTAATAAAGGGATTGAAAAAACATTAGAAACATGCCCTGACAAGTTTTGGTATTATAATAATGGGGTAACAATTGTGTGTGAGGAATATACTCCAAGTGGTTCTGTGTATAGTTTAATTGAGCCTCAAATAGTTAATGGATGTCAAACTGCCAAATCCATACTAAGTTATTTTACAGGAAAAAGTGATAAAGAATCACAGGATAAGGGTTTAAAAGGAAATTTGTTAATTAAAATTATTAGGACTAAAAAAAGTAATACAGAACATGAGAAAAAAGAATTAAGGGATAATATAACAAGATATACAAATAGTCAAAATGCGGTTAGAGGATTGGATTTCTATGCATTAGATGAATTTCAACGAAGTTTACAAAAGAGATTTGAACAGATTGGATATTATTATGAAATTCAAAGAGGGGCTTTTATTTCACTTAAGAAAAATGTTAGAAGTAAGTATAAAGGTATCAAAGAATATGACTATTTAGTAACAAAAAAGTTTAGAGGTGTATTGCCAGCTAAGGAAATAATACAAGCATATACAGCAGGTGTAAAACAATTACCTAATGTTGCATATGGAAAAGCAGATGAATTAACTCCGTTAGGTTCAAAATGGGATGATATTTGTAATGAAAAAACAATTACAACTCCTTTAGAACTATTTTTGTTCCCTTTTCTTATATTAAAATATATAAAAAACAACTTAGGATATAAAGCAGGAGCAAATGATTTTAGAAAGTCAGCATCTCTTTTGTTTGTCACTTGTTATTTTATGACGTTTGTAGAAATTATGCAAAAGATTACCAACCAGCAATATGAATTTATTGAGGATATTGATATTGAAATTTTAAAGAAAATATTTAGAGAAAAAAGTATTAATAAAGAGTTAGTTAATCTTACACATAGTATAATAGATAATTTTCTTACTGATAGTAAAATTGAAGATGACTATATTCAAGATAATATAAATACATTTTTAAAATCTTTAGATAAATCTAAAAGTGAGTGCTGGTATATTCTAAACAAAAAAATAAAAAAATATATTAATGGTGAAAGTAAATTAATTCAAGAAATAAGTACGTTATTAGTAGAAAATGAATAA
- a CDS encoding tyrosine-type recombinase/integrase has protein sequence MGSKKLINVRKSTQKSISELYKEYLNYCISIGQTDGTIVSKTSYFKFTLNKIVNVEGNISTFTQDKLEKHIIMMRKNKYSSNYIQGVVIKSKAFLTWCFNHQYIEKFKIKIPQATQKKKTVYTEEELKKLLKKPNLKTCLVGTYKNWVTVNTLLGTGCRAETLLNILVKDVDFINSTILFRHMKMHKQISVPLSPTLSSVLREYIQLLDFKQDDFLFPKLNKKKMSYDTLHQNISIFCKHRNIQMRGINTFRNTFATLFIKNGNNNIYLLQKLLGHSDIRMTERYINLLPCQMAEDINKYNPLDVLNQQRLSIKRGGKQ, from the coding sequence ATGGGTAGTAAAAAGTTAATTAACGTAAGAAAATCAACTCAAAAGAGCATATCTGAACTGTATAAAGAATATCTAAATTATTGTATTTCTATCGGTCAAACAGATGGAACTATAGTATCGAAAACATCTTATTTTAAATTTACTTTAAATAAAATTGTAAATGTTGAAGGTAATATTTCTACTTTTACACAGGATAAATTGGAAAAACATATTATTATGATGAGGAAGAATAAATATAGTAGTAATTATATTCAAGGTGTGGTTATAAAATCCAAAGCATTTTTGACTTGGTGCTTTAACCATCAATATATAGAAAAGTTTAAAATAAAAATACCTCAAGCAACACAGAAGAAAAAAACAGTTTATACAGAAGAAGAATTAAAAAAATTATTAAAAAAACCTAATTTGAAAACTTGTTTAGTTGGAACTTATAAAAATTGGGTTACAGTCAATACATTACTTGGTACAGGATGTAGGGCTGAAACGCTATTAAATATTTTAGTAAAAGATGTGGATTTTATAAATAGTACCATATTATTTCGCCATATGAAAATGCACAAACAAATAAGTGTACCATTAAGCCCAACTTTATCTAGCGTATTGAGAGAGTACATTCAACTTTTAGATTTTAAACAGGATGATTTTTTATTTCCAAAGTTGAATAAAAAGAAAATGAGTTACGACACCTTACATCAAAATATTAGTATTTTTTGTAAACATAGAAATATTCAAATGAGGGGAATAAATACGTTTAGGAATACATTTGCAACTTTATTTATAAAAAACGGAAATAATAACATATATCTTCTCCAGAAATTGTTGGGACATTCAGATATTCGTATGACAGAAAGATATATAAATCTTTTACCATGTCAGATGGCTGAGGATATAAACAAATACAACCCTCTGGATGTACTGAATCAGCAAAGATTAAGTATTAAAAGAGGAGGTAAACAATAA
- a CDS encoding helix-turn-helix domain-containing protein: protein MNGNFTIIKNKDITSSLTNGAFRLYVLLESYCYGNSKNTCYPSQLTLGEKLNRSVRTIQRYLKELESKGYVAKKRRGSTSNIYKMLKKVIQQKIEKSINSAKNAYNKYKKKIDNFNDYSQREYDYKDLEKKLTSWQFE, encoded by the coding sequence ATGAACGGAAATTTTACGATAATAAAAAACAAAGATATTACCTCCAGTCTTACTAATGGTGCTTTTAGATTATATGTACTTTTAGAATCATATTGCTATGGTAATAGTAAAAATACGTGTTATCCTTCTCAATTAACGTTAGGAGAAAAATTAAACAGAAGTGTTAGAACAATACAACGTTATTTAAAGGAATTAGAAAGTAAAGGATATGTGGCAAAAAAAAGGAGAGGCAGTACAAGTAATATCTACAAAATGCTAAAAAAAGTAATACAACAGAAAATAGAAAAATCCATAAATAGTGCTAAAAATGCTTATAACAAATATAAAAAGAAAATAGATAATTTTAATGATTATAGCCAGAGAGAATATGATTACAAAGATTTAGAAAAGAAATTAACCTCTTGGCAATTTGAATGA
- a CDS encoding helix-turn-helix domain-containing protein has product MPIKIKIEEVLEKKGRTIYWLAKEIGITYKSMHNICKNRTTSIQFSILEKTCEALNCNLSDIIELQKSYKVEK; this is encoded by the coding sequence ATGCCTATAAAAATTAAAATTGAAGAAGTATTAGAAAAAAAAGGTAGAACAATATATTGGTTAGCAAAAGAAATTGGAATCACCTACAAATCTATGCATAACATATGTAAAAATAGGACTACAAGTATCCAGTTTTCAATTTTAGAAAAAACATGTGAAGCCCTTAATTGCAACTTATCTGATATTATTGAACTACAAAAAAGTTATAAGGTAGAGAAATAA